The Halobacterium sp. CBA1132 genome has a segment encoding these proteins:
- a CDS encoding 4Fe-4S dicluster domain-containing protein has protein sequence MSSNQQSQREVLSQGVMSTGEGARIFPDVEACIDCGGCVVACKRTWDIGPEEQRISISTMFEGEQADDGYNANSSQALDDGAFPGETAIPMQCYHCENAPCVSVCPTDALQKNDDDFVQVSEDLCVGCQYCLSACPFGAPQFPDENDGGNAVVGTGGIMDKCTMCEERQDIGKGPACAEECATDAILVGQPNQIADEFEKRDRDPFFNDEAMEVIFGEDAEVFN, from the coding sequence ATGTCATCGAATCAACAATCACAACGTGAGGTCTTGAGCCAGGGGGTCATGAGCACCGGCGAAGGTGCTCGCATCTTCCCCGACGTCGAGGCCTGTATCGACTGCGGCGGCTGTGTCGTCGCGTGCAAGCGCACGTGGGACATCGGCCCGGAGGAACAGCGTATCAGCATCTCCACGATGTTCGAGGGCGAGCAGGCCGACGACGGCTACAACGCCAACAGCTCGCAGGCCCTCGACGACGGCGCGTTCCCCGGCGAGACCGCCATCCCGATGCAGTGTTACCACTGCGAGAACGCGCCCTGCGTGTCGGTGTGTCCGACCGACGCGCTCCAGAAGAACGACGACGACTTCGTGCAGGTCAGCGAGGACCTCTGCGTCGGCTGTCAGTACTGCCTGTCAGCGTGTCCGTTCGGCGCCCCGCAGTTCCCCGACGAGAACGACGGCGGGAACGCGGTCGTCGGCACCGGCGGCATCATGGACAAGTGTACGATGTGCGAGGAGCGCCAGGACATCGGGAAGGGCCCGGCGTGCGCCGAAGAGTGCGCTACCGACGCCATCCTCGTCGGTCAGCCCAATCAGATCGCCGACGAGTTCGAGAAGCGCGACCGCGACCCGTTCTTCAACGACGAAGCGATGGAGGTCATCTTCGGCGAGGACGCGGAGGTGTTCAACTGA
- a CDS encoding molybdopterin oxidoreductase family protein, with amino-acid sequence MSTQPVSLDLDRRSFMKASALAGGIALGGGITGQTLAQDGESGGADVSGDDSTLTKTICNFCAVGCGFRGEREGDAFVGQEPWEENPINNGSLCSKGAAIYGSEHSERRLKHPMRKEDGEWKKISWDEAYSHITEELERIWDEYGRDSLMFLGSAHHCNEEAYASRKLASFMGTNNIDHQARICHSTTVSGLANTWGYGAMTNTVNDYRNFDLNLIIGQNPAEAHPIAMQHILEGQARGGTVVSVDPRYTKTSAHADDFYRLRPGTDVALMMGLMRYLREQGELDDDMLEDRVQGWPDVDGELDDYDPETVEEITWISADRVRELGDLIIENKPNVQIEWAMGGTQHNNGTQNIRSYALTSLASGSAAHSGGGLQVMRGHANVQGATDLGVASHILPGYYGVSSRGSWEYWADVWDQTPVTSGDVSYQDLYEKFETMPPEEFGKQGGDPDASAEDRSLMFQNGLTVARWFEGALDQEDRLLESSLYQENPVKAAFFWGHSSNSISEMPRMRQAMEALDLLVVVDLFPSLASVLPDRDDGVILLPAASQYEHYRSVTNSHRAVQWSEPVRPPSHEAKPDLQIMQELADRLGFGEHFDWGSGPELFNGKSTYEEALREINLGVRTIGYQQSPERLQQHREYDYAFSEEDTKCHDSELPVSGEYWSLPWPCWGDGHPGTPILWTDEVDPREGGQDFRSRWGTKAPTPDEWASMDTSKEYPLQETYDQEGEEGLNMLRASFSPDWYAGELEGVPEYPGFATVFPDDLDNPSTLSLPYEYALSEDHSAFDTARELNKRDEYDFDMEFWRQFDNPQPDPPTGRGRARAVAWNFLDTTPVHREPIESPEAELTEQWPANGQQHNIYRLDQNNSEVQNRAMDRIADSDGAIDTIMTTGRQVEHQGGGSETRSNIFTADLQPHMYAEIHPDMAEDLGVDGGDLVVVETTNRGSVLVKARVTRRPNAEETFLPYHWGGIFQGESLLDEYPDGMAPFAIGDSVNSITSPGYDVETQMQETKAAMARVRKATQSVVDELNMDVDLSTFSFPQDEANIGRQKDFDVRENKPVQ; translated from the coding sequence ATGAGTACACAACCGGTCTCTCTGGACCTAGACCGCCGCTCGTTCATGAAGGCGAGCGCCCTCGCGGGCGGCATCGCCCTCGGTGGCGGGATAACCGGCCAGACGCTCGCTCAGGACGGCGAAAGCGGTGGCGCCGACGTCTCCGGCGACGATTCGACGCTCACCAAAACCATCTGTAACTTCTGCGCGGTCGGGTGTGGTTTCCGCGGAGAACGCGAAGGTGACGCTTTCGTCGGGCAGGAGCCCTGGGAGGAGAACCCGATTAACAACGGGTCGCTCTGCTCTAAGGGGGCTGCCATCTACGGCAGCGAACACTCCGAGCGACGTCTGAAACATCCGATGCGGAAGGAAGACGGCGAGTGGAAGAAGATTTCGTGGGACGAAGCGTACTCCCACATCACCGAGGAACTGGAGCGAATCTGGGACGAGTACGGGCGGGACAGCCTGATGTTCCTCGGGAGTGCCCACCACTGCAACGAGGAGGCGTACGCGTCGCGGAAGCTCGCCTCGTTCATGGGCACGAACAACATCGACCATCAGGCCCGTATTTGCCACTCCACGACCGTCTCCGGCCTCGCAAACACGTGGGGCTACGGGGCGATGACGAACACGGTCAACGACTACCGGAACTTCGACCTCAACCTCATCATCGGGCAGAACCCCGCGGAAGCCCACCCCATCGCGATGCAGCACATCCTCGAGGGGCAGGCCCGCGGCGGCACGGTCGTCTCCGTGGACCCCCGGTACACGAAGACGTCCGCTCACGCGGACGACTTCTACCGGCTGCGTCCCGGGACGGACGTCGCACTGATGATGGGGCTCATGCGGTACCTCCGCGAGCAGGGCGAGCTCGACGACGACATGCTGGAGGACCGCGTGCAGGGGTGGCCGGACGTCGACGGCGAACTCGACGACTACGACCCCGAGACCGTCGAGGAAATCACGTGGATTAGCGCGGACCGCGTCCGCGAACTCGGCGACCTCATCATCGAGAACAAGCCCAACGTCCAAATCGAGTGGGCGATGGGTGGCACCCAGCACAACAACGGCACGCAGAATATTCGCTCGTACGCGCTGACGAGCCTCGCCTCCGGGAGCGCCGCCCACTCGGGCGGCGGCCTGCAGGTGATGCGTGGCCACGCGAACGTGCAGGGTGCGACCGACCTCGGTGTCGCCAGCCACATCCTCCCCGGTTACTACGGCGTCTCCAGCCGTGGTTCCTGGGAGTACTGGGCCGACGTCTGGGACCAGACGCCGGTGACCTCGGGGGACGTCAGCTACCAGGACCTCTACGAGAAGTTCGAGACGATGCCGCCCGAGGAGTTCGGCAAGCAGGGCGGCGACCCGGACGCCTCCGCGGAGGACCGGTCGCTGATGTTCCAGAACGGGCTGACGGTCGCCCGCTGGTTCGAGGGCGCACTCGACCAGGAAGACCGGCTGCTCGAATCGTCGCTGTACCAAGAGAACCCCGTGAAAGCGGCGTTCTTCTGGGGGCACTCCTCGAACTCCATCTCGGAGATGCCGCGGATGCGGCAGGCGATGGAGGCGCTCGACCTCCTCGTCGTCGTGGACCTGTTCCCGTCGCTGGCGTCCGTGCTGCCGGACCGCGACGACGGCGTCATCCTGCTGCCGGCCGCCAGCCAGTACGAGCACTACCGCTCGGTCACGAACTCCCACCGCGCGGTGCAGTGGAGCGAGCCCGTGCGGCCGCCGAGCCACGAGGCGAAGCCGGACCTGCAGATCATGCAGGAGCTGGCCGACCGCCTCGGCTTCGGCGAGCACTTCGACTGGGGTTCGGGCCCCGAGCTGTTCAACGGGAAGTCGACGTACGAGGAAGCGCTGCGCGAAATCAACCTCGGCGTCCGCACCATCGGGTACCAGCAGAGCCCCGAGCGGCTCCAGCAACACCGAGAGTACGACTACGCGTTCTCCGAGGAGGACACGAAGTGCCACGACTCCGAACTCCCGGTCAGCGGCGAGTACTGGAGTCTTCCGTGGCCGTGCTGGGGTGACGGACACCCGGGCACGCCGATTCTCTGGACCGACGAAGTCGACCCCCGCGAGGGCGGACAGGACTTCCGTTCCCGCTGGGGGACGAAGGCGCCGACGCCCGACGAGTGGGCGTCGATGGACACCAGCAAGGAGTACCCGCTGCAGGAGACCTACGACCAAGAGGGCGAGGAAGGCCTGAACATGCTTCGGGCGTCGTTCTCGCCGGACTGGTACGCGGGCGAACTCGAGGGCGTTCCGGAGTACCCCGGGTTCGCGACGGTGTTCCCGGATGACCTCGACAATCCGTCCACGCTGTCGCTGCCGTACGAGTACGCGCTCAGCGAGGACCACTCGGCGTTCGACACGGCGCGCGAACTGAACAAGCGCGACGAGTACGACTTCGACATGGAGTTCTGGCGGCAGTTCGACAACCCGCAGCCGGACCCGCCGACGGGGCGCGGTCGGGCACGTGCGGTCGCCTGGAACTTCCTCGACACGACGCCGGTTCACCGCGAACCCATCGAGAGTCCGGAGGCCGAGCTGACCGAGCAGTGGCCAGCGAACGGCCAGCAGCACAACATCTACCGGCTGGACCAGAACAACTCGGAGGTCCAGAATCGCGCGATGGACCGCATCGCGGATTCGGACGGCGCCATCGACACCATCATGACGACCGGTCGACAGGTCGAGCATCAGGGTGGTGGCTCGGAGACGCGGTCGAACATCTTCACCGCCGACCTCCAGCCGCACATGTACGCCGAGATTCACCCGGACATGGCCGAGGACCTCGGCGTGGACGGCGGCGACCTGGTGGTCGTGGAGACGACCAACCGCGGGTCGGTGTTGGTGAAGGCGCGCGTCACTCGGCGACCGAACGCGGAGGAGACGTTCCTCCCGTACCACTGGGGCGGCATCTTCCAAGGGGAGAGCCTCCTCGACGAGTACCCGGACGGCATGGCGCCGTTCGCAATCGGCGACAGCGTGAACTCCATCACGTCACCGGGGTACGACGTCGAGACCCAGATGCAGGAGACGAAGGCCGCGATGGCTCGCGTTCGGAAGGCGACCCAGAGCGTCGTCGACGAACTCAACATGGACGTCGACCTGTCGACGTTCTCGTTCCCTCAGGACGAGGCCAACATCGGTCGACAGAAGGACTTCGACGTCCGGGAGAACAAGCCCGTTCAGTAA
- a CDS encoding hydrogenase iron-sulfur subunit, with translation MNVGAFVCGCGGTVDLDLEGVREGVRDVDVVASGSRLCTEGLPKVRHVVEEYDLDHLIVTAESDSCKQRYRTVLDDAGLHPEAISFVNHRERGAWVHDETDATDLVARKINGAYAGLREEAQPRSVSREAGDDVVVVGDPEAAEALSDSADVTLLADGRDFADADYDLRDVTLARGRVTDVDGVYGEFEIQVQAGVTEDCIDCMECVEQGPDEYVTSKPVDVLPGAPNGDWVDCCPTDAIHPEERTIEADQVVYPDASRSTRGGRMGFYTGPVDAATVAAVQDLIGGIEKPQFLDVEMDVCAAGGSSQQGCTACSDACPHGAVSRPTIDSVEFDEVACEGCGACTSACPTGAVRAREPSNERISREVESMLAETDDSGLLSGSDGIDTGVVAFVCDERAARTLDDFGRRARQQDGIEYPPLLPVEVPCADTVGEAHVLHALAAGADGVAIVGCGGDCLHSGPDPKAELVERMNRATEDLGLGKRTAFFAPEPGEPEAFVEDISRFVELGLDPSPVPTGHEAEGVADPTSENPEFNTHDWGLESVRAIVPHVEPRDVIRGLESFGRVEVNEDCTFTPTCSNLCPTDALRREEAGLEFDHERCVNCGLCEEGCMEDAIRVDGGLELGLLPENNDGDAWTAVADGEMRECRRCGKPFTSEASAQKISDEVGDVVSGIAPDADGDVFEYCSDCRAKLVYDR, from the coding sequence ATGAACGTCGGGGCGTTCGTCTGTGGCTGCGGTGGTACGGTCGACCTCGACCTCGAAGGCGTCCGCGAGGGCGTCCGCGACGTCGACGTCGTGGCCAGCGGGTCGCGTCTCTGTACGGAGGGACTCCCGAAGGTCCGGCACGTCGTCGAGGAGTACGACCTCGACCACCTGATAGTCACGGCCGAAAGCGACAGTTGCAAGCAGCGGTACCGGACGGTGCTCGACGACGCGGGCCTCCATCCGGAGGCGATCTCGTTCGTCAACCACCGCGAGCGCGGCGCGTGGGTCCACGACGAGACCGACGCGACCGACCTCGTCGCACGGAAGATAAACGGCGCGTACGCCGGCCTCCGAGAGGAGGCGCAGCCGCGGTCGGTCTCCCGTGAGGCCGGCGACGACGTCGTGGTCGTCGGCGACCCCGAGGCCGCCGAGGCGCTCTCCGACTCCGCGGACGTCACGCTGCTGGCGGACGGACGGGACTTCGCGGACGCCGACTACGACCTCCGCGACGTCACCCTCGCTCGCGGCCGCGTCACGGACGTCGACGGCGTCTACGGCGAGTTCGAGATTCAGGTGCAGGCCGGCGTCACTGAGGACTGCATCGACTGCATGGAGTGCGTCGAGCAGGGGCCCGACGAGTACGTCACGAGCAAGCCCGTGGACGTGCTGCCGGGCGCGCCGAACGGCGACTGGGTGGACTGCTGTCCGACCGACGCCATCCACCCCGAGGAGCGCACCATCGAAGCGGACCAAGTCGTCTACCCGGACGCGTCGCGGTCGACTCGCGGCGGCCGCATGGGGTTCTACACGGGCCCCGTCGACGCCGCCACCGTCGCGGCCGTCCAAGACCTCATCGGCGGCATCGAGAAGCCCCAGTTCCTCGACGTGGAGATGGACGTCTGCGCTGCGGGTGGGTCCAGCCAGCAGGGCTGTACGGCGTGTTCGGACGCCTGCCCGCACGGCGCCGTCTCCCGCCCCACCATCGACAGCGTGGAGTTCGACGAGGTGGCGTGCGAGGGCTGTGGCGCGTGTACGAGCGCGTGCCCGACCGGCGCGGTGCGCGCCCGCGAACCGTCCAACGAGCGCATCTCCCGGGAGGTCGAGTCGATGCTCGCCGAGACCGACGACTCCGGCCTGCTCTCCGGCTCGGACGGCATCGACACCGGCGTCGTCGCGTTCGTCTGCGACGAGCGCGCCGCCCGCACGCTCGACGACTTCGGGCGTCGCGCCCGCCAGCAGGACGGCATCGAGTACCCGCCGCTGCTCCCCGTGGAAGTGCCGTGCGCGGACACCGTCGGCGAAGCGCACGTCCTGCACGCGCTCGCCGCGGGCGCGGACGGCGTCGCTATCGTCGGTTGCGGCGGCGACTGCCTGCACTCCGGCCCGGACCCGAAAGCCGAACTCGTCGAGCGCATGAACCGGGCGACCGAGGACCTCGGCCTCGGCAAGCGCACCGCGTTCTTCGCGCCCGAACCCGGCGAACCCGAGGCGTTCGTCGAGGACATCAGCCGCTTCGTCGAACTCGGTCTCGACCCGTCGCCGGTCCCCACGGGCCACGAGGCCGAGGGCGTCGCGGACCCGACCAGCGAGAACCCCGAGTTCAACACCCACGACTGGGGCTTGGAGAGCGTGCGCGCCATCGTCCCGCACGTCGAGCCCCGGGACGTGATTCGCGGGCTGGAGTCGTTCGGCCGCGTGGAAGTCAACGAGGACTGCACGTTCACGCCGACGTGCTCGAACCTCTGCCCGACGGACGCGCTCCGCCGGGAGGAAGCCGGCCTGGAGTTCGACCACGAGCGCTGCGTGAACTGCGGGCTCTGCGAGGAGGGCTGCATGGAGGACGCCATCCGCGTGGACGGCGGCCTCGAACTCGGCCTGCTCCCGGAGAACAACGACGGCGACGCGTGGACGGCCGTCGCCGACGGCGAGATGCGGGAGTGTCGCCGCTGCGGCAAGCCGTTCACCAGTGAGGCGTCCGCCCAGAAGATCAGCGACGAAGTCGGGGACGTCGTCTCGGGCATCGCGCCCGACGCCGACGGCGACGTCTTCGAGTACTGCAGTGACTGCCGCGCGAAACTCGTCTACGACAGATAA
- a CDS encoding molecular chaperone: MSLDQQALYDARLELVDYLVDAFYDTPDEAFVERLLDGGLDTPADSINDDLDQGFEYLHEFVAENEDRDVEAVTDELAKEFTRVFVGPRPPVQPHETYYREDTDFLSSGLAEVDASYSAAGWNVPESISEEADYVGVELLFLRNLLRRQQAGEEEAVGFERVFLDEHFSTWLDALLDDVIDATDEPFYLAAVYVLRGFVSFERNLVE, from the coding sequence ATGAGCTTGGACCAGCAGGCACTCTACGACGCGCGACTCGAACTCGTCGACTATCTCGTCGACGCATTCTACGACACCCCCGACGAGGCGTTCGTCGAACGCCTCCTCGACGGCGGCCTCGACACGCCCGCCGACTCCATTAACGACGACCTCGACCAGGGGTTCGAGTACCTCCACGAGTTCGTCGCCGAGAACGAGGACCGCGACGTCGAGGCGGTCACCGACGAACTCGCCAAGGAGTTCACGCGGGTGTTCGTCGGCCCGCGGCCGCCGGTCCAGCCCCACGAGACGTACTACCGCGAGGACACGGACTTCCTCTCGTCGGGGCTGGCGGAGGTCGACGCCAGTTACAGCGCCGCGGGCTGGAACGTTCCCGAGTCGATCAGCGAAGAAGCAGACTACGTGGGCGTGGAACTACTGTTCCTCCGGAACCTGTTGCGCCGCCAGCAGGCCGGCGAGGAGGAGGCGGTCGGCTTCGAGCGCGTGTTCCTCGACGAGCACTTCTCGACGTGGCTGGACGCGCTCCTCGACGACGTCATTGACGCGACGGACGAACCGTTCTACCTCGCGGCAGTCTACGTACTCCGCGGGTTCGTGTCGTTCGAACGAAATCTCGTCGAGTAA
- a CDS encoding aldehyde ferredoxin oxidoreductase family protein has translation MVGDHVLRVRLGAGTVSREEIPPEWRQRYVGGKGLAARYLLADTEAGVDPLGPENLLAFAVGPLTGRAPGEPRFAVVTKSPLTDAFLDSYAGGDFAARLAGSLDDCLLVLIEGERDEPGVLVVEDGTAHIEDAPELAGLDAPETAAEYPDSAVACVGPAGEHGVRFATVATDGGDHHAGRGGAGTVMGAKGLKAVVARDDPPETPPELKAASDEFADAEVGRWQAASETLESVDFADEVGALPTRGWQSGTFDGADDVGIEAVREASVGRERPDDAVPGGFRVPDGDSETVPRGAASITLGAGLGISDFDAVAELSGLCDRLGVDVISAGSAVAFAARASERGALDRTVDFGDPEGARRLIREVATRETDLGDALADGVVAAADRLGFDQLIPAVKAMELPTYDPRAAPAMALAYATSDRGACHRRARPIEDAAVAAESWSDADRVRAVVDEQNARSARWCLVADDFAGEAAPEQGARWLRAVGVDASAESLADLGERAWNLTRLFNVREGHDSDDDALPEAMTVPLPDGPQEGAAVDRERFDAMLAAYYDARGWDSEGVPTEKTLERLELTEVTQ, from the coding sequence ATGGTTGGGGACCACGTGTTGCGCGTGCGACTCGGCGCGGGGACCGTGTCGCGCGAGGAGATTCCGCCGGAGTGGCGACAGCGCTACGTCGGCGGGAAGGGGCTGGCCGCGCGCTACCTGCTCGCGGACACCGAGGCGGGCGTCGACCCGCTCGGCCCCGAGAACTTGTTGGCGTTCGCGGTCGGACCGCTGACCGGGCGCGCGCCCGGCGAACCGCGATTCGCGGTCGTGACGAAGTCCCCGCTCACAGACGCCTTCCTCGACTCGTACGCCGGCGGCGACTTCGCCGCGCGGCTCGCGGGCAGCCTCGACGATTGCCTGCTCGTGCTAATCGAGGGCGAGCGCGACGAACCGGGCGTGCTCGTCGTCGAAGACGGCACCGCCCACATCGAGGACGCGCCCGAACTCGCGGGCCTCGACGCCCCAGAGACCGCAGCGGAGTACCCCGATTCGGCGGTCGCGTGCGTCGGCCCCGCTGGCGAGCACGGCGTGCGGTTCGCGACGGTCGCGACCGACGGCGGCGACCACCACGCCGGGCGCGGCGGCGCGGGCACCGTGATGGGCGCGAAAGGCCTGAAAGCCGTCGTCGCGCGCGACGACCCGCCGGAGACGCCACCGGAACTGAAAGCCGCCAGCGACGAGTTCGCGGACGCCGAGGTCGGCCGCTGGCAGGCCGCCAGCGAAACCCTCGAATCCGTCGACTTCGCGGACGAGGTCGGCGCGCTGCCGACCCGCGGCTGGCAGTCCGGGACGTTCGACGGCGCCGACGACGTCGGCATCGAAGCCGTCCGCGAAGCGAGCGTCGGCCGGGAGCGGCCCGACGACGCCGTACCAGGTGGTTTTCGCGTGCCCGACGGCGACAGCGAGACCGTGCCCCGGGGCGCGGCCTCCATCACGCTGGGCGCCGGCCTCGGAATCAGCGACTTCGACGCCGTCGCGGAACTCAGCGGGCTCTGCGACCGCCTCGGCGTGGACGTCATCAGCGCCGGGAGCGCGGTCGCGTTCGCCGCGCGCGCCAGCGAGCGCGGCGCCCTCGACAGGACCGTCGACTTCGGCGACCCGGAGGGCGCGCGCCGCCTCATCCGGGAGGTCGCCACCCGGGAGACCGACCTCGGGGACGCGCTCGCGGACGGCGTCGTCGCGGCGGCCGACCGACTCGGCTTCGACCAGCTGATTCCCGCGGTGAAGGCGATGGAACTCCCGACGTACGACCCGCGGGCGGCGCCCGCGATGGCGCTGGCGTACGCGACCAGCGACCGCGGGGCGTGCCACCGACGCGCCCGCCCAATCGAGGACGCGGCGGTCGCCGCGGAGTCGTGGAGTGACGCAGACCGCGTGCGAGCGGTCGTCGACGAGCAGAACGCCCGCAGCGCGCGCTGGTGTCTGGTGGCCGACGACTTCGCGGGCGAAGCGGCGCCCGAGCAGGGCGCACGCTGGCTGCGCGCTGTCGGCGTGGACGCGAGCGCGGAGTCGCTGGCGGACCTCGGCGAGCGCGCGTGGAATCTCACCCGCCTGTTCAACGTCCGCGAGGGCCACGACAGCGACGACGACGCGCTCCCGGAGGCGATGACCGTGCCGCTGCCGGACGGCCCACAAGAGGGTGCGGCCGTCGACCGGGAGCGCTTCGACGCGATGCTGGCGGCATACTACGACGCCCGCGGTTGGGACAGCGAGGGCGTCCCGACCGAGAAAACGCTCGAACGACTCGAACTGACGGAGGTTACACAGTGA
- a CDS encoding molybdenum cofactor guanylyltransferase codes for MRSAVVLAGGRSTRYGDGDKALADLAGVPMLRRVADRLADVTDELVVNCRDDQRGPHRDALDGYPNPVKVAEDPEPDEGPMAGIAAGLREASGEYALVVACDMPFVDPAVVDLLFDRADGHDAAVPEMDDGWYQTTQAVYRADAMAAACAAALDRGDRKILAPLDSLDWVAVPESDVAGAGDLESFQNLNTREAVEDAAERFAPQ; via the coding sequence GTGCGCTCAGCAGTCGTGCTCGCGGGCGGCCGCTCGACCCGCTACGGCGACGGCGACAAGGCGCTGGCGGACCTCGCCGGCGTCCCGATGCTGCGCCGGGTCGCCGACCGCCTCGCCGACGTCACCGACGAACTAGTCGTGAACTGCCGGGACGACCAGCGCGGCCCGCACCGCGACGCCCTCGACGGCTATCCGAACCCCGTGAAGGTCGCGGAAGACCCCGAACCCGACGAGGGACCGATGGCGGGCATCGCCGCGGGCCTCCGGGAAGCCAGCGGCGAGTACGCGCTCGTCGTCGCCTGCGACATGCCGTTCGTCGACCCGGCCGTCGTCGACCTCCTCTTCGACCGCGCGGACGGCCACGACGCCGCCGTGCCCGAGATGGACGACGGCTGGTACCAGACGACGCAAGCAGTCTACCGCGCCGACGCGATGGCCGCGGCCTGCGCGGCCGCCCTCGACCGCGGCGACCGCAAGATTCTCGCGCCGCTGGACTCGCTGGACTGGGTCGCCGTGCCCGAGAGCGACGTGGCTGGGGCTGGCGACCTCGAATCCTTCCAGAACCTCAACACGCGCGAGGCGGTCGAGGACGCGGCCGAGCGGTTCGCGCCGCAGTAG
- the yqeC gene encoding selenium cofactor biosynthesis protein YqeC: MDLVDAVDAEGVVCAVGAGGKKSLLYALADRVQRAVVTATVRIPIFDEHVSRVVVTDDPAAAVRETADWPLGVVPEREYEDRYRGYDTDQIASVADAGANAVLVKADGARTRRLKAPGEHEPQIPDCADVVVPIASVRSVGEPLSEAVAHRPERVAAITDLAVGDEIRPEDVASVLAHPDGGMKDVPEGATVVPLVNMADDAALVQTATEIAEGVHDRADVPRVVVTSLKADEPVKTVV, from the coding sequence ATGGACCTCGTTGACGCCGTCGACGCCGAGGGAGTCGTCTGTGCGGTCGGTGCGGGCGGGAAGAAGTCGCTGTTGTACGCGCTCGCGGACCGAGTACAGCGAGCGGTCGTCACCGCGACCGTCCGCATCCCGATTTTCGACGAACACGTCTCCCGCGTCGTCGTCACGGACGACCCGGCCGCCGCCGTCCGGGAGACAGCCGACTGGCCGCTCGGCGTAGTGCCCGAGCGCGAGTACGAGGACCGCTACCGCGGCTACGACACGGACCAAATCGCGAGCGTCGCCGACGCCGGCGCGAACGCCGTCCTCGTGAAAGCCGACGGCGCGCGCACCCGCCGGCTGAAAGCGCCCGGCGAACACGAACCGCAGATTCCGGACTGCGCGGACGTCGTGGTGCCGATTGCGAGCGTGCGGTCGGTCGGCGAACCGCTCTCGGAGGCCGTCGCCCACCGCCCCGAGCGCGTCGCCGCCATCACGGACCTCGCGGTCGGCGACGAGATTCGCCCCGAGGATGTCGCGAGCGTGCTCGCGCACCCCGACGGCGGAATGAAAGACGTTCCCGAGGGCGCGACCGTCGTTCCGCTCGTGAACATGGCCGACGACGCTGCGCTCGTCCAGACCGCCACGGAAATCGCGGAGGGCGTCCACGACCGCGCGGACGTGCCCCGCGTCGTCGTCACGTCGCTGAAAGCCGACGAGCCGGTGAAGACCGTCGTCTGA
- a CDS encoding helix-turn-helix transcriptional regulator, translating to MDDLTGFQRDLLAVTAGLDDPNGLDIKAELEQYYESDINHGRLYPNLDTLVEKGLIEKGQRDERTNEYDVTQRGDRELRARRKWENRYVQDVVTELDDDHLLLAN from the coding sequence ATGGACGACCTCACCGGCTTCCAGCGCGACCTCCTCGCCGTCACCGCGGGTCTCGACGACCCCAACGGCCTCGACATCAAAGCGGAGCTCGAACAGTACTACGAGTCCGACATCAACCACGGCCGCCTCTACCCGAACCTCGACACGCTCGTCGAGAAGGGGCTCATCGAGAAGGGGCAGCGCGACGAGCGCACCAACGAGTACGACGTCACGCAGCGCGGCGACCGCGAGCTTCGCGCTCGCCGCAAGTGGGAGAACCGCTACGTGCAGGACGTCGTGACGGAACTCGACGACGACCACCTGCTGCTCGCGAACTGA
- a CDS encoding GAF domain-containing protein, producing the protein MNHESYLRAVGLPEYADRATNAAQRGTALVARPPHATVDADTVEDRYVYPVPELGPDGSCGVGLADEPYNLAPICGLEYDPERLRDHPNTARLVALDETVRRLAEETNPDWLGVYRRATDPDGEEVLVKEAYVGEHSRAEFPLTEAFAERSNNSTVGRTGEAVLVEDVDDYDGPYYECDDSVQSEFCCPILADGDVVGIIDAEAHEPNFFTAERLLTITGACAALADSDLLTPPRVEA; encoded by the coding sequence ATGAACCACGAGTCCTACCTCCGGGCCGTGGGCCTCCCGGAGTACGCCGACCGCGCGACCAACGCCGCCCAGCGCGGCACGGCGCTCGTCGCGCGCCCGCCGCACGCCACCGTCGACGCCGACACCGTCGAAGACCGCTACGTCTACCCCGTCCCCGAACTCGGGCCGGACGGCTCCTGCGGTGTGGGCCTCGCCGACGAGCCGTACAACCTCGCGCCCATCTGCGGGCTGGAGTACGACCCCGAGCGACTGCGCGACCACCCCAACACGGCGCGACTCGTCGCGCTCGACGAGACGGTCCGCCGACTCGCCGAGGAGACCAACCCCGACTGGCTCGGCGTCTACCGCCGCGCCACCGACCCCGACGGCGAGGAAGTCCTCGTCAAGGAAGCCTACGTCGGCGAGCACTCCCGCGCGGAGTTCCCGCTCACTGAGGCGTTCGCCGAGCGCTCGAACAACTCGACGGTCGGCCGCACGGGCGAAGCCGTGCTCGTCGAGGACGTCGACGACTACGACGGCCCGTACTACGAGTGCGACGACAGCGTCCAGAGCGAGTTCTGCTGTCCCATCCTCGCGGACGGCGACGTGGTCGGCATCATCGACGCCGAAGCCCACGAACCGAACTTCTTCACCGCCGAGCGCCTGCTCACCATCACCGGCGCGTGCGCCGCGCTCGCGGACTCGGACCTCCTCACGCCGCCGCGCGTCGAAGCCTGA